The Carassius carassius chromosome 34, fCarCar2.1, whole genome shotgun sequence genome has a segment encoding these proteins:
- the LOC132114775 gene encoding sterol O-acyltransferase 1-like, with amino-acid sequence MVNEGAGGPRCRRGSHKAVPSSDQDGTGAERATGEVPCPTNGTVEVEHIISAKLQLKKKAEHLKADLMRQFDTQVNEFMESLIEESASLGSSHVSTVFPLSEKEKNKLRLTQPPQVQSKQYVIRRSLLDDLFEVNHIRTIYHMFIALLILFIFSTLVVDFIDEGRLVLEFDLLVYAFGQFPLVVVTWMCMFLSTLVVPYVLLSVWASIYPTSNHRGLWTVLAGSLLLLYQGLCLGFLPTYVVLKNGLPPASCFILILEQVRLIMKAHSFIRENVPRVRSLERSKTNSLAVPQFTQYIYFLFAPTLIYRDNYPRNPCIRWGYVAIQFSQVLGCLFYAYYIFVRLCIPQFRSISMQLFDLRAMVLCVFNSILPGVLVLFLAFFAFLHCWLNAFAEMLRFGDRMFYKDWWNSTSFANYYRTWNVVVHDWLYYYVYRDFLWMTQKRFRAAAMLVVFTVSAVVHEYVLAICFGFFYPVLFCLFMCFGMVFNFVLNDRRKGPIWNVIMWTALFLGQGVLICLYSQEWYAQRFCPIEEPSFIDLLKPRSWTCSP; translated from the exons ATGGTGAATGAGGGTGCTGGCGGCCCACGCTGTCGCAGGGGGTCTCATAAGGCGGTTCCGTCCTCAGACCAGGATGGCACAGGTGCTGAAAGAGCCACAGGAGAGGTGCCCTGCCCCACTAATG GAACAGTGGAAGTGGAGCACATTATCAGTGCAAAACTACAGCTGAAGAAGAAAGCTGAG cATTTGAAGGCAGACCTGATGAGGCAGTTTGACACCCAAGTCAATGAATTCATGGAAAGTCTGATAGAGGAGTCTGCCAGTCTGGGTTCGTCCCATGTGAGCACAGTCTTTCCTCTCTCagaaaaggagaaaaacaaaCTCAG GCTTACGCAACCTCCCCAAGTCCAAAGCAAGCAATACGTGATTCGTCGATCCCTGTTAGA TGATCTCTTTGAGGTGAACCACATTCGCACCATCTATCACATGTTCATCGCCCTCCTCATTCTCTTCATCTTCAGTACACTCGTGGTTGACTTCATCGATGAGGGCAG ACTGGTGCTTGAGTTTGATCTGTTGGTGTACGCGTTTGGCCAGTTCCCCCTAGTGGTTGTCACGTGGATGTGTATGTTCCTGTCCACTCTTGTGGTTCCATATGTACTGCTGAGTGTCTGGGCCAGCATTTACCCCACGTCAAACCATCGGGGCTTATGGACAGTGCTGGCCGGTTCTCTCTTGCTGCTGTACCAGGGCCTgtgtttgggtttccttcccacATATGTGGTGCTGAAGAACGGCCTTCCCCCTGCTTCATGCTTCATACTTATTCTGGAACAG GTGCGACTGATAATGAAGGCTCACTCTTTCATCAGGGAAAATGTGCCAAGAGTGCGATCCTTAGAACGAAGCAAAACAA attcaTTAGCAGTACCTCAGTTCACTCAGTACATTTATTTTCTCTTTGCACCTACCCTAATATACAGAGACAATTATCCACG AAATCCATGTATTCGATGGGGTTATGTGGCTATACAATTTTCTCAG GTGCTCGGGTGTTTGTTTTATGCGTATTACATATTTGTGCGGCTGTGTATCCCTCAGTTCCGCAGTATCAGTATGCAGCTCTTTGATCTGAGGGCCATGGTGTTGTGTGTCTTCAACTCCATACTGCCAG GAGTGCTGGTGCTATTCTTGGCGTTCTTTGCCTTTCTGCATTGCTGGCTTAATGCGTTTGCTGAAATGCTACGATTTGGAGACAGAATGTTTTACAAG GACTGGTGGAACTCCACTTCATTTGCTAACTATTACCGCACATGGAATGTTGTAGTACATGATTGGCTCTATTACTATGTCTACAGGGACTTCCTGTGG ATGACACAGAAGCGATTCCGTGCAGCGGCCATGTTGGTTGTTTTTACGGTGTCTGCTGTGGTGCACGAGTATGTTCTGGCCATCTGCTTTGGCTTCTTCTACCCTGTCTTGTTCTGCCTCTTCATGTGCTTTGGAA TGGTGTTTAACTTCGTTCTTAATGACCGGAGAAAAGGGCCGATCTGGAACGTGATCATGTGGACTGCGCTGTTCCTGGGTCAGGGGGTTCTCATCTGCCTGTACTCTCAGGAGTGGTACGCACAGCGCTTCTGCCCCATTGAAGAG CCTTCTTTCATAGACTTGCTAAAGCCTCGCTCCTGGACTTGTTCTCCGTAG